Part of the Pseudomonadota bacterium genome, TGTTGGTCGTCGATGCGGCGCAGGGTGTGGAAGCCCAGACCGTCGCCAACTGCCATACGGCTGCCGAGCACCGACTCGAGATTATTCCGGTTCTCAATAAAATCGATTTACCCGCCGCCGATCCGGAACGCGTGCGCGCCGAGATCGAGGATATTATCGGTATCGATGCGAGCGCGGCGCTCGCGGTCAGCGCGAAGACGGGACAGGCCGTGCGCGATCTTCTGAACGCGATCGTAAAACGGGTGCCCAAGCCGCGCGGGAACCCGGAAGCGCCTTTGAAAGCCTTGATTATCGACTCCTGGTTCGACAATTACCTGGGGGTCGTGTCCTTGGTCCGCGTATTCGATGGTGTGATCGAAACCGGTGCTAAGGTTCGGGTCATGTCGGCTGGGCGCGAATATGAAATCACCGAGCTCGGTGTCTTCTCGCCTAAACGCGTGATATGCAAGACATTGCGTACGGGGGAGGTGGGTTTCGTCGTGGCCGGGATCAAAGAAATCGACGGCGCCCCGGTCGGGGATACGTTTACCGGCTCAAGGCGGCCGGCCGCCGAGCCGCTTGCGGGCTTTAAGGAGATCAAGCCCAACGTCTTTGCCGGCCTTTATCCCACCGATTCGAACGATTACGAAGGGTTTCGCGAGGCCTTGGCGAAACTGCGCTTGAACGACTCGGCGCTGCGCTATGAACCCGAGACCTCGCAAGCACTGGGATTCGGATTCCGGTGCGGATTTCTGGGCTTGTTGCATATGGAGATCGTCCAGGAGCGTTTGGAGCGGGAGTATAAACTCGCCCTCATTACCACCGCGCCCACGGTCGTGTATGAAGTCGCCACCACCTCGGGCGAGGTCCTACGCATCGAGAATCCGGCCAAGCTCCCGCCACAGAACGAAATCGCCGAGATCCGGGAACCCATCATTCAAGTTGACATACTGGTGCCGCAGGCACACCTCGGTAACGTGATTACGCTATGCGTGGATCGGCGCGGTTCGCAAACGAAACTCCACTACGGGCGGCAACAGGTCGCCGTGAGCTACGCGCTGCCAATGAGCGAAATGGTGCTCGATTTTTTCGACCGTCTGAAGTCCTTAACCCGCGGTTATGCGTCTTTGGACTATAGCTTTCTCCGGTTTCAACGGGCGTCACTGGTAAAGCTTGATATCTTGATCAATGGCGAACGGGTGGACGCTTTGTCCACCATCGTTCATCACAACCAAGCCCAACGGCGCGGCCGGGAGCTTGCCGAAAAGATGCGGGAATTGATCCCGCGGCAAATGTTTGAGGTCGTGATACAAGCGGCGATAGGGGCGCAAATTGTGGCCCGGGAGACGGTAAAACCGTTGCGAAAAAACGTTACTGCGAAATGTTATGGAGGCGATGTGACTCGAAAACGGAAACTTCTAGAAAAACAAAAGGCCGGCAAGCGGCGCATGAAACGAGTAGGAACGGTCGAGATCCCGCAGGAAGCCTTTATGGCCGTGTTGACCGTGGGTAAGGCGAAATGAACGTCGATTTCTCATTGGTCATGGTGGTGTTGGTATTCGTCAGCGGACTGATCTGGCTGGCCGACGCCGTGTTTTTCGCGCCGCGCCGCGATCCGGCCGCCAAGCTCCCGTTTATGGTGGACTATGCGCGCTCCTTGTTTCCGATCTTCCTCATCGTGCTGCTCCTGCGGTCGTTTCTGGTCGAGCCTT contains:
- the lepA gene encoding translation elongation factor 4 gives rise to the protein MEHVRNFSIIAHIDHGKSTLADRFIQLCGGLSQREMAEQVLDSMDIERERGITIKAQSVSLGFRADDGITYQLNFIDTPGHVDFSYEVSRSLAACEGALLVVDAAQGVEAQTVANCHTAAEHRLEIIPVLNKIDLPAADPERVRAEIEDIIGIDASAALAVSAKTGQAVRDLLNAIVKRVPKPRGNPEAPLKALIIDSWFDNYLGVVSLVRVFDGVIETGAKVRVMSAGREYEITELGVFSPKRVICKTLRTGEVGFVVAGIKEIDGAPVGDTFTGSRRPAAEPLAGFKEIKPNVFAGLYPTDSNDYEGFREALAKLRLNDSALRYEPETSQALGFGFRCGFLGLLHMEIVQERLEREYKLALITTAPTVVYEVATTSGEVLRIENPAKLPPQNEIAEIREPIIQVDILVPQAHLGNVITLCVDRRGSQTKLHYGRQQVAVSYALPMSEMVLDFFDRLKSLTRGYASLDYSFLRFQRASLVKLDILINGERVDALSTIVHHNQAQRRGRELAEKMRELIPRQMFEVVIQAAIGAQIVARETVKPLRKNVTAKCYGGDVTRKRKLLEKQKAGKRRMKRVGTVEIPQEAFMAVLTVGKAK